A genome region from Dromaius novaehollandiae isolate bDroNov1 chromosome 34, bDroNov1.hap1, whole genome shotgun sequence includes the following:
- the LOC112996847 gene encoding histone H3.3A, which produces MARTKQTARKSTGGKAPRKQLATKAARKSAPSTGGVKKPHRYRPGTVALREIRRYQKSTELLIRKLPFQRLVREIAQDFKTDLRFQSAAIGALQEASEAYLVGLFEDTNLCAIHAKRVTIMPKDIQLARRIRGERA; this is translated from the exons ATGGCCCGTACCAAGCAGACCGCCCGTAAGTCCACCGGCGGGAAGGCGCCCCGGAAGCAGCTGGCCACCAAAGCCGCCCGGAAAAGCGCCCCGTCCACGGGGGGGGTGAAGAAGCCGCATCGCTACAG GCCTGGCACCGTGGCCCTCCGGGAGATCCGGCGGTACCAGAAATCCACGGAGCTGTTGATCCGCAAGCTTCCATTCCAGCGCCTGGTCCGGGAAATCGCTCAGGACTTTAAAACGGATCTGCGGTTCCAGAGCGCTGCCATCGGAGCCCTGCAG GAAGCCAGCGAAGCGTACCTGGTGGGGCTCTTCGAGGACACCAACCTGTGCGCCATCCACGCCAAGAGAGTCACCATCATGCCGAAGGACATCCAGCTGGCGCGCCGCATCCGCGGGGAGCGGGCCTAG
- the NOP53 gene encoding ribosome biogenesis protein NOP53, whose amino-acid sequence MAAPVAAAPFLGLGPTSRPPAAARPRARGRRHRKKGWKRWAGPEARLGREIGDFLEDVALQQRAAGGLIAEKPDESLFFVDTGNAEKDRRLNKGREKPLRIDLILQPDSKVPPPKDILAHQVPNGRKQERKRRLWERLAARGVLPRAERLLRARLRRGPPARGGPQPPERGRLDPARSFYDIWAESAPPGSPDSWIPVQTAEPRVKRPARLRKRPSEAPAVEVIAAGGSYNPAFEDHQALLLRAHEVELKKQKAEEKLQRQLSFPAAAEAPTAETLFREECEGLLEESEEEGGEPEGPEEPAEPPRPGRAAPRPEKKTEQQRRREKEARALAARRRREKAARCRRQELFRLRGLRLQLRRREAELLQRRRARLAQRRARDALPRRLGRLRYEAPSLEVQLSEELPESLRALKPEGSVLRDRFKSLQRRNLIEPRERAKFKRKYRLKYVEKRAFREVTL is encoded by the exons atggcggcgcccgTGGCGGCGGCGCCGTTCCTGGGCCTCGGCCCCACgtcgcggccccccgccgccgcccggccccgcgcccgcggccgccgccaccgcAAGAAGGGCTGGAAGCGCTGGGCCGGGCCCGAGGCGCGGCTCGGCCGCGAGATCGGCGACTTCCTTGAGGACGTGGCGCTGCAGCAGCGCGCGGCCGG GGGCCTCATCGCGGAGAAGCCGGACGAGAGCCTCTTCTTCGTGGACACGGGCAACGCGGAGAAAG ATCGGAGGCTGAACAAGGGCCGGGAGAAGCCGCTGCGCATCGACCTCATCCTGCAGCCCGACTCCAAGGTGCCGCCGCCCAAGGA CATCCTGGCGCACCAGGTCCCCAACGGGAGGAAGCAGGAGCGGAAGCGGCGGCTGTGGGAGCGGCTGGCGGCGCGGGGGGTGCTGCCCCGCGCGGAGCGGCTGCTGCGGgcccggctgcggcgggggcccccggcccggggggggccccagCCCCCAGAGCGGGGCCGCCTCGACCCCGCCAGGAGCTTCTACGACATCTGGGCCGAGAGCG cccccccgggcagcccggACAGCTGGATCCCGGTGCAGACGGCAGAGCCGCGGGTCAAG cgcccggccAGGCTGCGGAAGAGGCCCTCCGAGGCGCCCGCCGTGGAGGTCATCGCCGCCGGCGGCTCCTACAACCCCGCCTTCGAGGACCACCAG GCGCTGCTGCTGCGGGCCCACGAGGTCGAGCTGAAGAAGCAGAAGGCCGAGGAGAAGCTGCAGAGGCAGCTGAgcttccccgccgccgccgaggccccCACCGCG gagaCGCTGTTCCGGGAGGAGTGcgaggggctgctggaggagtcGGAGGAGGAAGGCGGGGAGCCGGAGGGGCCGGAGGAGCCGGcggagcccccgcggccgggccgcgccgccccccgcccggagAAGAAGACGGAGCAGCAGCGCCGCAGGGAGAAGGAGGCCCGAGCCCTG gcggcccggcggcgccgggagaAGGCAGCACGGTGCCGGCGCCAGGAGCTCTTCCGCCTGCGCGGCCTCCGGCTGCAGCTGCGGCGCCGGGAAGCGGAGCTGCTGCAGCGACGCCGGGCCCGCCTGGCCCAACGCCGGGCCCGCGACGCCCTGCCGCGGCGCCTGGGGCGGCTCAG gTACGAAGCCCCCAGCCTGGAGGTGCAGCTGAGCGAGGAGCTGCCCGAGTCCCTGCGGGCGCTGAAG CCCGAGGGCAGCGTCCTGCGCGACCGCTTCAAGAGCCTGCAGCGGAGGAACCTCATCGAGCCGCGCGAGAGGGCCAA GTTCAAGCGGAAATACCGGCTGAAATACGtggagaagagagctttccgggAAGTGAC GTTGTAG
- the SELENOW gene encoding selenoprotein W, with protein MTLRVAVLYCGAUGYRPKYQQLKKELEKRFPGRIQVTGEGTREVTGWFEVTVGSTLVHSKKNGDGFVDTDAKLRRIVAAIEAALP; from the exons ATGACGCTGCGCGTCGCCGTGCTCTACTG CGGGGCCTGAGGCTACCGCCCCAAG TACCAGCAGCTCAAGAAGGAGCTGGAGAAGCGGTTCCCGGGCCGGATCCAGGTG aCCGGCGAGGGGACGCGCGAGGTGACGGGCTGGTTCGAGGTGACGGTGGGCAGCACGCTGGTGCACTCCAAGAAG AACGGCGATGGCTTCGTGGACACGGACGCCAAGCTGCGGAGGATCGTGGCGGCCATCGAAGCGGCCCTGCCGtag
- the LOC135325213 gene encoding gap junction delta-2 protein-like — protein sequence MGEWTILERLLEAAVQQHSTMIGRILLTVVVIFRILIVAIVGETVYEDEQAMFTCNTPQPGCSQACYDRAFPVSHIRYWVFQIILVCTPSLCFITYSVHQAAKPRRHRGSREPHGVPAEPHGVPAEPAPAPRPARGAKARRQDGISRFYVIQVVFRNALELGFLAGQYLLYGFRVPGVFACDRHPCVRAVECYVSRPTEKTLFLAFMFAVSGVCVLLNLAELNHLGWRKVRAAVRGARARRRPPRKGPAAPPPPPSRTQSGESAYV from the exons atGGGCGAATGGACCATCCTGGAGCGGCTGCTGGAGGCGGCGGTGCAGCAGCACTCCACCATGATCGGCAG GATCCTGCTGACGGTGGTGGTGATCTTCCGCATCCTCATCGTGGCCATCGTGGGCGAGACGGTGTACGAGGACGAGCAGGCCATGTTCACGTGCAACACGCCGCAGCCCGGCTGCAGCCAGGCCTGCTACGACCGCGCCTTCCCCGTCTCCCACATCCGCTACTGGGTCTTCCAGATCATCCTGGTCTGCACGCCCAGCCTCTGCTTCATCACCTACTCCGTGCACCAGGCCGCCAAGCCGCGCCGGCACCGCGGCTCCCGGGAGCCCCACGGCGTCCCGGCGGAGCCCCACGGTGTCCCGGCGgagccggcaccggcaccgcggccCGCGCGCGGCGCCAAGGCCCGGCGGCAGGACGGCATCTCCCGCTTCTACGTCATCCAGGTGGTTTTCCGCAACGCCCTGGAGCTGGGCTTCCTGGCCGGGCAGTACCTGCTCTACGGCTTCCGCGTGCCGGGCGTCTTCGCCTGCGACCGGCACCCCTGCGTGCGGGCGGTGGAGTGCTACGTGTCGCGGCCCACCGAGAAGACCCTCTTCCTGGCCTTCATGTTCGCCGTGAGCGGCGTCTGCGTCCTGCTCAACCTGGCCGAGCTCAACCACCTGGGCTGGCGCAAGGTGCGGGCGGCCGtgcgcggggcccgggcgcgccgccggccccccagGAAGGgtccggccgcgccgccgccgccgccgagccgcacGCAGTCCGGCGAGTCCGCCTACgtctga